The genomic window CATTCTCGACGGCGGCCGGCGCGTAGTAGGAGTGCCCGGTTGGAAATTTCCACGCCACTTCGCCGGTCATCGGCCCCGTGTCCTTCGACAGCCCCGCCTGCTGGGGACTCCCGCCAAAGAACGGCCAATCGGTCACGTCCTTGTCCGGGGCGGCTCCAGGCCCGCGAATCTCTTCGATATAAACCGGGTTTCCCTGCAGGTTTTCCATCAAGGCATAGGCCTCATCCAGCAGATGATAATTCTTTGGCTTAACAACGCCCCAATGAGCAAGAGTAAACCCCAATTCGTCCATACTCTGCAGATCGACGCCCCGATTGATCATGTGACGAAACCACGAAAACAGTACCGATTGACGATGCTGGGCGTTTTGATCGTTTGTCGGCGCACTCTTCACGCTAAGGCGAGCCGCATCAATTTCCTCTACTCCGGTTTTCACCTGCGCAAAAAGATTTAAATTTGCCACAAAACACCCCGCGAAAAACACAAAACCCAACGTTCTCATAATCAACCTCTCTTTTTACAAAGCACATACCGTCTTCTCTCCGACTCACCAAAAACTAAAGCTACCCCGCCCTCTCTCTAACGAATCAACCCAGCATCGGAGGAAAAATCATTAATCTGCGGATCATCGTTGCGCTGCATCCAATCCAGCAGCTCTTTTTTCAACCTTTCAGAAACCCCGCGATATTCAGGAGAACCCATCAGGTTTTTCCGTGCGCCCCGGTCTTTCGTATAATCGTAGAGTTCTTCAGGAGCCCGATACATGAAGGAATCCAACCGCTCCGCAAGTATCGGATCGGACTTTGCGCCCTTCAACATGGCATCAAACGTCATATTAGAAGGGTGAGTTACCCGCTTCTTGCCATGCATTCTCCAATGGTTATAGATATAGGAATAACGCCCATCAAAGATCATTCTCATATTGCGATCCAACGAATAGGTTCCGGGGCTCGGATGATCGTGGCGCAACCGCCAACCCTTTGCTTTTAAGCCATCGAGAAAGCCAGGATTCCCTTCCGAGAACATCTTTATATAGTTGGCATAGAAGATATCCTCGTGCCGAAATGTAACAACGTAATCCCTGAAGCTGGACATCTTGCCTTCTTCAGCGGCCTGAAAAACTGGAACCAGAGAGTTTCCGTCAATCCCTTCCATAGGGGGGAGCTGCGCCAACTCCAAAAGCGTCGGCGTAATGTCGATCAGCGAAACGAGGGCGTTCGAGTTTTTCTTCCCCGCTCCCAACCCGTCGGGAAGCCGGAAAAGAATGGGCGTTTTATTGCTGTCCAAGTAGCAGTCAAACTTCCCGAACGGAAGTGCCATTCCATTATCCGCCACAAAGACAACCACGGTCTGCCCCTCCACATCCGAGTCGCGAAGCGCTTTCATGCAGGCACCCACCGTATCATCGAGCCGCCGCACCGAATTTGCATAATAGGCCAACTCCTGGCGTACTCCCGGCAGATCCGGAAGAACCGCCTGCACGTTGATCTCCTCCGGTGAATAGGTGCGCGACGGGGGTGGGATCTCCTGATAACCGGTCGGCATAAACTTCTTTTCCTCCTTCGCGTTCCCGGAGAACGGACGATGGGGATCGGCGGAATTCGCCACAAAGATGAACGGGGATTCTCGCTCTCTGGACAGCTCCGCGATCTGGCTTACCGACTTGTAAAACAAGTCGGGCGATCGACCAACGATGAAATCCTTTTCCTCGATCCCAAACTGCTGCGCGGTATAATCCCAGGCGAAATTTTCCACAGGCAGCATATGATGGACCTTGTGCAGCGTTGCCGTTATATACCCATGCTTCTTGAGCCTCGCCGTAACGGTTTCCACCTCATTGCCAATCGGAAAGAATCCCTTGCCGCCATACTTCCCGGGATAACGGCCCGTTAACATCGACTGCCGGGAAGGCTGACAGACCGCGACCGTAGAAAACCCGTTTTCAATATAGTAGCTCTGGCTGGCCAGACGATCCAGGTTTGGAGTCACATCCGGGGCAACCCCGACCCCGGAAAACCCCGGGCTGTCATGATTCAAATCATCGGCGACGATAATCAAAAAATTCGGCCGTGCCTGCGCCGTGCCTGCCAGCAGGATTGCGCTCACAACTGAAACAACTCCAAATATCCAAATTTGCTTCTTCATTCTATTCTCCATCCATCGTGTCAGAAATCAGAGTATTAATGCATCTCTTCCTGGAACCGGATCGCCATTCCGCGCAGTTTGGTTTTCACATTCCAAACCCTCACCTGTTCAACATCCTCCGGGTCCGTCGACTCCATCATAGCTTCTGACGGCCACCCCACCTTCACCTCATTCCGTTCTCCTGGATCACGATTGAGGTTAAACAATTTCAGTGTGGGGTTCAGATACAACTTCCACGGGCCATAACGGACTGCGGCAAGCGCCCCCTGAGAGCCATGATAAAAGAAGGCGTTCAAATACTCCTCCTGCGTAAAATATTCCGACCACTCATACCCCAGATGGAATGGACGACGAAGCGGAACATCCGCATTCAAAGAAACGGAGGCATCAAACGCGGGGATCTCATCGGTTTTCCCGGCCAATAGAGCACTCAAATCGCGACCATCAAGAATAACGTCCTCTGGAACCCGGATACCCGCCAGCGAGGCCAGTGTCGGATAGCAATCCATCATGTGCGCCACAACGTCTGACTCATGACCCTCACGCACCTTGGGACCTGCCACAATAAAGGGAACGCGCAGTCCGCCCTCAAAAGTCGTCAGCTTGAAGCCACGAATTGGCTGATCGGCATTGCGCCCCGGCCCCCGTCCATTATCGGACGAATACACCACGATCGTATTATCTGAGATGCCCAATCGGGCCAGTGTATCCAGTAGCCGGCCCGTGTGGAAATCCATCTCCTGAATTGCATCGCCATACTCCTGACATTTTTTCCAATTTGAGGTTCCGACAAACTCCGGACTCACGCCCAATGGGTCATGCAACATGGTATGCGGGAGATAAAGAAAGAAGGGCTTCCCTTCGCCAGATACCTTCTCCATCCACGCAATAGCCTCGTCGGTGTATCTTTTCGTGAGCTGATCCGCTCCCACACCACGCTCAAGCACTTCGCCATCACGGAGAAAAGGAATTCCGCCTTTATCATCAAAGTGCGAAACCTCAAACGAATCCATATTGTGGAGAATTCCGTAGTGGTGATCAAAGCCCTGATTCAGCGGCAGATATTCTTCCGTAAAACCCAGGTGCCACTTACCAATACACGCGGTGGTATAGCCTGCGCCCTTAAAAAGCTCCGCGATGGTCAAACGCTCAGAGGGAATTCCCCCTTCTGCATCCGGACGATGCACCCAAACCTCGTTCCCCGTCCGGCGCGGATAGCATCCCGTAATGAGCCCGGCGCGTGAAGGACTGCAAATGGGCGCAGCCGAGTAAAAATCAGTAAAGCGCACACCGCTTTTCGCCAACGCATCAATCCGCGGCGTTTCAACCTCCGTTGCTCCATAGCAGCCGAGGTCGTAATACCCCTGATCATCAACGAAAATGAAGAGGACGTTCGGTTGTTTTGCAATCGCCGAAGGCGTCGCAAGAGAGAGAAAACACACAGAGAATAGAATCAGACCGAGACACCTGGATATTGCTGCATTCATTAAACTCAAACTCCTTAAAATTATCTCAGCTTAAAGTGGGAAAAAGTAACAATAAAATTGAGCCTCAAACAGCAACGTTATGTTGAATCAAGATGTGAATTTGTCGAAGGGAACCGGTCTGACGCTCGAAGAGAGCGTGATTACCCCGACACTTCGGGGCAGAGAACTCAAAGTAGCCCCCCCAGGTTTTCCCCGAAAGCGTAGCGATAGATACCTGAGGCGTAGCCGAAAGTGCTTTTTGTATTCCCAAAAAGAAGCGATCGCAGAGAGCGGCAATTTTGTTGGAAACAAAATAACGACCGCCAGGAAGTGGTTCAGCATTGGAAAAAAAGGTTCCAGACATTGGAAACAAGAGGATCGCCGAGTTGAACTCGGCACGATGCGGCAACTGATGATGACAAAATCATTTGACGACAAAATGATGGGACGATGCGGAGCTGTTTTTTCAGCCAACGGCTGATCCGCCGGAGGAGGAATCCACAGATTACGCAGATTTTCACAGATTAAGACTTGGGTCGGCAGAAGAGAGTTGTCGTCCCGTAAATCTGTGCAATCGAGCGAAAGCGGGTGGATAAGCTCCCAAATGCTACAGGTCACCATGAACAGGTCAGATTTCACCACCCGCGCCCGCTGGTTGCTGGCGTGTCGCGCCGGAGCCTTGAGCCTTGGCGTAGGCGAAAGGGACAGCCGAGTGGCCCCGAGGAGGGTTCCAAGCATTGGAAACTGTACCGCGGGCATCCTGCCTGCCCTGCTCTCCTCTTCCAAGGTTCGGAACCATTCCTTCCGAACATTGGAACATGCGAAACGGCGGACGTGTCGCGCCAAAGCTTTTTAGCGTAGGCGGACGAAATCGACCGCCGCAACCACTCAGAAACAGAAGGGTTTTACTGGATGTCAGAATTCAAGGACTGACCCGTTTCCGCCAGCACTATTTGATTTTTCATTATTTTCATTATTTTCATTGTGATTCCCTTTGACTATTTGCGGGTTCCGTAAAATCTCAGAACCGTATTTATTCTACTCAATGTTCATGATGGCGTCACTGTTGCCACCAGCCCGGCTTCTGCTTAAACCTGTTTATCAATTTTCTCCCTTGGCTTCATTCTGCTTATGGTGCAGCAACGCCCGCATCTTTCCGACGGCAGTCGTATATTCCGGCTTCCGCGCCAAGTTAACGTGTTCGTCCGGATCGTTTTTTCGATCATAAAGTTCGTTGTTTTCCGGATCTCCGAGCCATTCGGTGTATCGCCACCGTTCGGTGTAGATGGATCGCCCGAGGTTTTCAGGTCCTTTCCCGCGGCTCGTGACACAATAGGCGGAGTCCTTGACCTTTGCTTCCGGATTTTTCAACAGCGGAACGAGACTCCGGCCCTGCAGCGCATGTCCTACGTCCAGCCCGCAGAGATCCTTTAGTGTCGGAAAAAGGTCAACCAGCTCTACGAGTGCCTGGGAGGTAGCCCCGTTCCCCGGCATTCCCGGCGCACGAATCATCAACGGAGTATTCGCGGAGGGTTCAAACAGCGTCGCCTTACCCCACAAAAAATGTTCTCCCAGCTGATAGCCGTGATCAGAAGTGACTATGATGATGGTGTCCTCAAACCGGCCCAGCTCCCTCATCCGCTGAAGCAACAGCCCGATTTGAGCATCTGCAAACGAAATGCAGGCATGATAGGCCTGAACATATTCAGCGGCGAGCAAATCGTTCGGCCGGGCAGGTTTAAACCCGTATGCAACGTACCGATTGTAGAGCGCAACTTCCGGAATATCGTCCCAGTCGTTGAGGGGATTCTGCATAATCGGAACCTCATTGAGCGGATACATATCAAAATAGCGTTTAGGCGCCCAGAACGGGACATGCGGTTTGTGAATGCCACAAGCCATAAAAAAGGGTTTGTCTCCGTAGGGCTTCTCTTCCAGCCACTGGATGATCTGCCGGACGTTTTTGCCATCTTTCAGCTTTTCGTCATCCACATCGACCCACCCCTTTGATTTCGGGTTTTGATTATGGATTTTATTCTTCTTAAACCAGGCTTCAAATTTTTCGCGATCCGCATCGTTTTTGATTTCACCATGTTTTTTCACATAGTCACGGCACCGAATCTCTTTCCCCACATTGATCTCATTGTTGAACAGCTCAAACTGATGCCACGATCCTTCGGGAGCGGGTTTCCACGGAGCATGCGTTATCTTCCCCACGCCAGCCGTCC from Pontiella desulfatans includes these protein-coding regions:
- a CDS encoding sulfatase-like hydrolase/transferase; the protein is MKKQIWIFGVVSVVSAILLAGTAQARPNFLIIVADDLNHDSPGFSGVGVAPDVTPNLDRLASQSYYIENGFSTVAVCQPSRQSMLTGRYPGKYGGKGFFPIGNEVETVTARLKKHGYITATLHKVHHMLPVENFAWDYTAQQFGIEEKDFIVGRSPDLFYKSVSQIAELSRERESPFIFVANSADPHRPFSGNAKEEKKFMPTGYQEIPPPSRTYSPEEINVQAVLPDLPGVRQELAYYANSVRRLDDTVGACMKALRDSDVEGQTVVVFVADNGMALPFGKFDCYLDSNKTPILFRLPDGLGAGKKNSNALVSLIDITPTLLELAQLPPMEGIDGNSLVPVFQAAEEGKMSSFRDYVVTFRHEDIFYANYIKMFSEGNPGFLDGLKAKGWRLRHDHPSPGTYSLDRNMRMIFDGRYSYIYNHWRMHGKKRVTHPSNMTFDAMLKGAKSDPILAERLDSFMYRAPEELYDYTKDRGARKNLMGSPEYRGVSERLKKELLDWMQRNDDPQINDFSSDAGLIR
- a CDS encoding sulfatase-like hydrolase/transferase — its product is MNAAISRCLGLILFSVCFLSLATPSAIAKQPNVLFIFVDDQGYYDLGCYGATEVETPRIDALAKSGVRFTDFYSAAPICSPSRAGLITGCYPRRTGNEVWVHRPDAEGGIPSERLTIAELFKGAGYTTACIGKWHLGFTEEYLPLNQGFDHHYGILHNMDSFEVSHFDDKGGIPFLRDGEVLERGVGADQLTKRYTDEAIAWMEKVSGEGKPFFLYLPHTMLHDPLGVSPEFVGTSNWKKCQEYGDAIQEMDFHTGRLLDTLARLGISDNTIVVYSSDNGRGPGRNADQPIRGFKLTTFEGGLRVPFIVAGPKVREGHESDVVAHMMDCYPTLASLAGIRVPEDVILDGRDLSALLAGKTDEIPAFDASVSLNADVPLRRPFHLGYEWSEYFTQEEYLNAFFYHGSQGALAAVRYGPWKLYLNPTLKLFNLNRDPGERNEVKVGWPSEAMMESTDPEDVEQVRVWNVKTKLRGMAIRFQEEMH
- a CDS encoding sulfatase is translated as MRFFANKVGLLGWVAFLVLQGVRAGASESTPPNVLLIVCDDLCNRVEANGFQGVKTPCMDRFATESVNFQRAYAQYPVCGPSRSSFLSGLYPESTRILDNETKLQDTRPGVKILPQVFQDKGYWTAGVGKITHAPWKPAPEGSWHQFELFNNEINVGKEIRCRDYVKKHGEIKNDADREKFEAWFKKNKIHNQNPKSKGWVDVDDEKLKDGKNVRQIIQWLEEKPYGDKPFFMACGIHKPHVPFWAPKRYFDMYPLNEVPIMQNPLNDWDDIPEVALYNRYVAYGFKPARPNDLLAAEYVQAYHACISFADAQIGLLLQRMRELGRFEDTIIIVTSDHGYQLGEHFLWGKATLFEPSANTPLMIRAPGMPGNGATSQALVELVDLFPTLKDLCGLDVGHALQGRSLVPLLKNPEAKVKDSAYCVTSRGKGPENLGRSIYTERWRYTEWLGDPENNELYDRKNDPDEHVNLARKPEYTTAVGKMRALLHHKQNEAKGEN